The proteins below are encoded in one region of Leptospira bandrabouensis:
- a CDS encoding TIGR04255 family protein codes for MKIPSKITPDCILESISELRFTSKIPEEAVFGSIYGHFKDRFTNFENLQTLQIPEQIRKSDSNLLYAPLYKLNFDDIFIQIGPRSLSFHSTEKYIGWTAFSSRIHELISEILKLDIIENVQRVGIRYINYFETKTILKESNLSVNFNNFDLQPFAHNIILNYTKQDIGLTLRIYENATVSINKNASLENKLGSVIDIDSFINNPNLIKNDTEKLMGLLTRTHEAEKELFFSLLSDDLIKKHNPEYQD; via the coding sequence ATGAAAATTCCATCAAAAATTACACCAGATTGTATCCTAGAATCAATTTCCGAATTACGCTTTACATCCAAAATACCTGAAGAAGCAGTTTTCGGGTCAATTTATGGACATTTCAAGGATAGGTTTACAAATTTTGAAAATCTCCAAACTCTCCAAATTCCTGAACAAATAAGAAAGTCTGATTCTAATCTTTTATATGCTCCATTGTATAAGTTAAATTTCGATGATATATTTATTCAAATAGGACCACGTTCATTAAGTTTCCACAGCACAGAGAAATACATTGGATGGACGGCATTTTCAAGTAGAATTCATGAATTAATTAGTGAAATATTAAAGCTAGATATAATTGAGAATGTTCAAAGAGTTGGTATAAGATACATTAATTATTTCGAAACTAAAACTATATTAAAAGAGTCTAATTTATCGGTTAATTTCAATAATTTTGATCTTCAACCTTTCGCCCATAACATTATTTTAAATTATACGAAGCAGGACATAGGCTTAACTCTTAGAATTTATGAAAACGCAACTGTTTCTATAAATAAAAATGCATCGTTGGAAAACAAATTAGGGTCAGTTATTGATATAGATAGTTTCATAAATAATCCAAATTTGATAAAAAATGATACTGAGAAATTAATGGGTCTTCTAACCAGAACTCACGAAGCAGAAAAAGAATTATTTTTTTCATTACTTTCCGATGATTTAATTAAAAAACATAATCCAGAGTATCAAGATTAA